The following proteins are co-located in the Flectobacillus major DSM 103 genome:
- a CDS encoding mechanosensitive ion channel family protein translates to MTDWLVLIVLLGWILAGGLIGKVIESLLKRRIQGIYEYGEPTFNDILLECVYKYATSILAMIFFELGVEYLGIRLAPYELYFERFAHILSIFMLARGAAYFFATLASKKMPQVNGAVPTSSIITNIIRVTIYIGALVTILHSVGVSVAPALTALGVSGLAVALALQDTLSNLFAGLQLLVSKKIRPQDYVQLSSGEEGYIEDITWRNTTIRAISNHIVIVPNSKISTNILKNFNFPDLEVPATVSLNVSYTNNLEKIEQLSIEVASETLMALDGAVKDFTPIVRFNSFEDSFIKMTVIMRAKTFADQFLIRHEFIKNIHKRFQKENIEIPYPIRTVVSKHDDSGQINTGKFRLEEFS, encoded by the coding sequence ATGACAGATTGGTTAGTATTAATAGTCTTGCTTGGCTGGATTTTAGCGGGCGGGCTCATTGGCAAAGTAATAGAATCATTATTAAAAAGGAGAATACAGGGTATCTACGAATATGGAGAACCTACCTTCAACGATATATTATTGGAATGTGTCTATAAATATGCCACTTCTATTTTGGCAATGATATTTTTTGAACTTGGTGTCGAATACCTAGGTATACGCCTTGCTCCTTATGAGCTTTATTTTGAACGCTTTGCTCATATTTTATCTATTTTTATGCTAGCTCGTGGTGCTGCCTATTTTTTTGCTACACTTGCAAGCAAAAAAATGCCTCAGGTAAATGGTGCCGTACCTACCTCTTCTATTATTACCAATATTATTAGGGTTACGATTTATATTGGAGCGCTGGTAACTATTCTGCATAGTGTTGGCGTATCGGTAGCTCCTGCACTTACAGCACTGGGAGTCAGTGGCTTGGCAGTAGCTTTGGCCTTACAAGATACTCTATCTAACCTATTTGCGGGCTTGCAATTGTTGGTATCAAAAAAAATACGACCTCAAGATTATGTACAGCTTTCGTCGGGCGAGGAAGGCTATATCGAAGATATTACTTGGCGCAATACCACAATTAGGGCAATCTCTAACCATATCGTGATTGTGCCTAATTCAAAAATTTCGACCAATATTCTCAAAAACTTTAATTTCCCCGACCTTGAAGTACCTGCTACGGTTAGCCTCAATGTGTCCTATACCAACAATTTGGAAAAGATAGAACAGCTATCGATTGAGGTAGCTAGCGAAACACTAATGGCATTGGACGGGGCCGTAAAGGACTTTACGCCAATTGTACGATTCAACTCGTTTGAAGATTCTTTTATCAAAATGACGGTGATTATGCGGGCAAAAACCTTTGCAGACCAGTTTTTGATTAGACATGAGTTTATCAAGAATATCCATAAAAGATTCCAAAAGGAAAATATCGAAATTCCGTATCCAATCAGAACAGTGGTAAGTAAACACGACGATAGTGGCCAAATCAACACAGGTAAATTTCGCTTAGAAGAGTTTTCTTAG